From the genome of bacterium (Candidatus Blackallbacteria) CG13_big_fil_rev_8_21_14_2_50_49_14, one region includes:
- a CDS encoding DUF4440 domain-containing protein produces the protein MSELKNTYLELIHKLFKTFKTQNYHEAASLLSPEFKFTSPYNDAIDKTSYFESCWPNAHLLQDLTLERIMIDGPAAFVSYEASTSEGIKFRNTEFFSFEGDQISSIEVYFGAAYQNGIFSRMR, from the coding sequence ATGTCGGAACTCAAAAACACTTATTTAGAACTGATTCATAAACTTTTTAAAACTTTTAAAACGCAAAACTACCATGAAGCAGCTTCCCTCCTGTCTCCTGAGTTTAAATTTACAAGCCCCTACAATGATGCCATCGACAAAACCAGTTATTTTGAGAGCTGTTGGCCGAATGCGCATTTATTGCAAGATCTCACCTTGGAACGGATCATGATCGACGGCCCCGCAGCCTTTGTCAGCTATGAAGCCAGCACCTCTGAGGGTATCAAATTTCGCAATACCGAATTTTTCAGCTTTGAAGGTGATCAAATCAGCAGCATTGAAGTGTATTTTGGAGCTGCTTACCAGAATGGAATTTTCAGCCGCATGCGCTGA